One region of Hymenobacter sediminicola genomic DNA includes:
- a CDS encoding DUF6799 domain-containing protein — MNLFLRSLLYLLLVLPATVLAQTNDGFIRRDGTMYVLRNGQPRPMPHDVHLPNGRTVTHDGFVVEAGGQRTELRDGSGCDLTGSTATVATQAGQVVLAPVAVGTGPVFVQAAAGNNLSRWAGWRGKGHYKKRKHKKHGK; from the coding sequence ATGAATTTGTTTCTGCGCAGCTTGCTCTATCTGCTGCTAGTTTTGCCTGCCACAGTCCTTGCGCAAACCAACGATGGGTTTATCCGGCGCGACGGCACTATGTACGTGCTTCGCAACGGCCAGCCGCGCCCGATGCCGCATGATGTGCACCTGCCCAACGGCCGTACTGTTACGCACGATGGGTTTGTGGTGGAGGCGGGTGGCCAGCGCACAGAACTGCGTGACGGCAGCGGTTGCGACCTTACCGGCAGCACTGCTACGGTTGCCACACAGGCTGGCCAGGTAGTGCTGGCGCCTGTAGCCGTTGGTACCGGGCCTGTGTTCGTGCAGGCCGCAGCGGGCAACAACCTAAGCCGCTGGGCCGGATGGCGCGGCAAAGGCCACTACAAAAAGCGCAAGCACAAAAAGCACGGAAAATAG
- the ytxJ gene encoding bacillithiol system redox-active protein YtxJ, with product MTPWLPLTQPEQLLDIVRESQEAPVIIFKHSTSCSISAAAKGKLERQWADAGLDDTKIYYLDLLRFRPISNEIAQKFGVQHESPQLLLIQDGECRYDASHMGIRLSDVKQAVK from the coding sequence ATGACTCCCTGGCTCCCCCTGACCCAACCCGAACAACTCCTGGATATCGTGCGCGAGTCGCAGGAAGCACCAGTTATCATCTTTAAGCACAGCACTTCCTGCTCCATCAGCGCTGCGGCCAAAGGCAAGCTGGAGCGCCAATGGGCCGATGCTGGGCTGGATGACACCAAGATATACTACCTGGATTTGCTGCGTTTCCGCCCTATCTCCAACGAAATAGCACAGAAATTTGGCGTGCAGCATGAGTCTCCGCAACTACTCCTGATTCAGGACGGAGAGTGCCGCTACGATGCCTCGCACATGGGCATCCGGCTGAGCGACGTAAAGCAAGCAGTCAAATAG
- a CDS encoding CsbD family protein → MDANNNGIDDSTELRARGNWNEIKGQAKQKWSNLTDDDMHYEEGKQDEWYGRLQQKTGETIDDIKNWFQRTF, encoded by the coding sequence ATGGACGCTAACAACAACGGCATCGACGACAGCACCGAACTGCGGGCTCGCGGAAACTGGAACGAAATCAAAGGGCAGGCCAAACAGAAATGGAGCAACCTGACCGATGACGACATGCATTACGAAGAAGGCAAACAGGACGAATGGTATGGCCGCCTGCAGCAGAAGACCGGCGAGACCATCGATGATATTAAGAACTGGTTCCAGCGCACTTTTTAG
- a CDS encoding DUF4136 domain-containing protein: MTRFTRFFGRTATLLAVSTAILFGTAGCAASSRVGVTSDFDHSVNFQAFKTWSWYPTQTNDTEGGPAQGYQSFLDKRIRTAIEREMTSKGISYTEKGGDLYVAYSAKVEDKQQANYGGFGPYGYPYGYRYGGLYNSGYVTNYKAGTVIIDFVDSRRKELAWRGQGQAQVDKQTISEPEVYRIVNSILGTFPPQDANVRR; the protein is encoded by the coding sequence ATGACTCGTTTCACTCGTTTTTTTGGCCGTACTGCCACATTACTGGCTGTGAGTACAGCCATACTGTTCGGAACAGCTGGTTGCGCGGCCTCTTCCCGGGTTGGCGTCACTTCTGATTTCGACCATTCTGTCAATTTCCAAGCTTTCAAAACCTGGTCGTGGTACCCTACACAGACCAATGACACGGAAGGTGGTCCGGCTCAGGGCTACCAGTCGTTTTTAGATAAACGCATCCGAACTGCCATTGAGCGGGAGATGACCTCCAAGGGCATTTCCTATACTGAGAAGGGTGGCGACCTGTACGTGGCCTACTCGGCCAAAGTAGAAGATAAGCAGCAGGCCAATTATGGTGGTTTTGGTCCTTACGGCTACCCGTATGGATACCGTTATGGGGGCTTGTATAATAGCGGTTACGTTACGAACTACAAGGCTGGCACGGTCATTATCGACTTCGTGGATTCTCGCCGCAAGGAACTGGCATGGCGCGGACAAGGACAGGCCCAAGTGGACAAGCAGACCATTTCGGAACCCGAAGTATACCGCATCGTCAACAGCATTCTAGGCACATTCCCACCCCAGGATGCTAATGTGCGCCGCTAA
- the lipA gene encoding lipoyl synthase, with amino-acid sequence MLTLPIIQPEPVAPAKARKPDWLRVKLPVGPEYAAVRRLVDEHKLHTICESGNCPNMGECWGAGTATFMILGNVCTRSCSFCAVATGRPTEYDLDEPRRVAEAIQLMGVKHAVITSVNRDELKDRGASVWYETVVQTKRLSPETTIETLIPDVKANWDALDTMIAGGQEVVSHNMETVGSLYRLVRPQGKYDRSLEQIRRTKEVGRRTKSGIMLGLGETKDEMYKAMDDLVANGLDILTLGQYLQPTKRHLEVAEFIHPDLFAHYREEGLARGLKYVESGPLVRSSYHAERHVNVPI; translated from the coding sequence CTGCTGACCTTGCCTATCATACAGCCCGAACCCGTAGCGCCCGCTAAGGCGCGCAAGCCAGACTGGTTGCGGGTGAAGCTGCCTGTAGGCCCTGAATACGCGGCTGTTCGCCGCTTAGTGGATGAACATAAGCTGCACACCATTTGTGAAAGCGGCAACTGCCCCAACATGGGGGAGTGCTGGGGTGCCGGCACCGCCACTTTTATGATTCTGGGCAACGTGTGCACACGCTCCTGCTCGTTTTGCGCAGTAGCCACCGGCCGCCCTACCGAATATGACCTCGACGAACCCCGCCGTGTGGCTGAAGCCATTCAGCTGATGGGGGTGAAGCATGCTGTCATCACATCCGTAAACCGCGACGAACTCAAGGACCGGGGCGCCAGCGTGTGGTACGAAACAGTGGTGCAAACCAAGCGCCTCTCGCCCGAAACCACCATCGAAACGCTGATTCCAGACGTGAAAGCCAACTGGGACGCCTTAGATACGATGATTGCCGGCGGCCAAGAAGTGGTGTCGCACAATATGGAAACCGTAGGTAGCCTCTACCGGCTCGTACGCCCGCAAGGCAAGTACGACCGGAGCTTGGAGCAGATTCGCCGGACCAAAGAGGTTGGGCGGCGCACCAAGTCGGGTATCATGCTAGGGCTGGGCGAAACCAAAGATGAGATGTACAAGGCAATGGATGACCTGGTAGCCAATGGCCTCGACATCCTGACGCTGGGCCAATACCTGCAGCCCACCAAGCGCCACTTGGAAGTCGCCGAATTTATCCACCCTGACCTGTTTGCGCACTACCGCGAGGAAGGCTTGGCTCGCGGCCTGAAATACGTAGAGAGCGGCCCATTGGTGCGCAGCTCCTACCACGCCGAGCGCCACGTAAATGTGCCGATTTAG
- a CDS encoding DNA-binding protein yields the protein MQIDPEEIRSSGNLALLRQRKTAFFCSREYPAEIERLTYLWALEQRYMQRCIISGFHSKLEQTVFRYLLQGSRQPIVYTLGRGIQANIRLEYGPEIEAGRLLFLSPFESTVRTITPETAEIRNLLIADLADEFFIPYLQPGGNLDQLLAHPIAQGKPVYTLNIALNRPLLKRGIRPWLPMGVLGRHTAPQAARR from the coding sequence ATGCAAATCGACCCGGAGGAAATTCGCTCGTCAGGTAATCTGGCGTTACTGCGTCAACGCAAAACCGCTTTCTTCTGCTCACGCGAGTATCCAGCAGAAATAGAGCGCCTTACGTATCTATGGGCTTTAGAGCAGCGCTATATGCAGCGCTGCATTATATCAGGTTTTCACTCCAAGCTGGAGCAGACTGTTTTCCGCTACCTGTTGCAAGGCTCCCGGCAACCTATTGTATACACACTGGGCCGGGGTATACAGGCTAATATACGGCTGGAATACGGCCCGGAAATAGAAGCAGGGCGGTTATTGTTTCTCTCGCCTTTTGAATCCACGGTTCGTACCATCACGCCAGAGACGGCCGAAATCCGCAATCTGCTCATCGCCGACCTCGCCGATGAGTTCTTTATTCCCTATCTGCAGCCAGGCGGCAATCTGGACCAGCTGCTGGCTCATCCTATTGCTCAGGGCAAGCCGGTATATACCCTGAACATTGCCCTCAATCGGCCGCTGCTAAAAAGAGGTATCCGTCCCTGGCTGCCCATGGGTGTACTAGGCCGGCACACTGCGCCGCAAGCAGCTCGCCGTTAG
- a CDS encoding DUF1206 domain-containing protein, whose protein sequence is MSATEKLFSVVPSSPSSGLKTLARFGFAAKGIVYVLLGLLALLAATGQQGGQTADKKQAVQTLQSLPGGSLLLGLVAFGLLGYIVWRFTQAVVDTEDKGSDAKGIGRRLGYAGSGLLYASLAWYAAQLAWSGSADGSSNGQQTLTAKVLSWPAGEWIIMAAGVIIIGSGLYQIYRAYSGSFHKHVNASDLPANQQNLVYRTGQIGYTARGIVMGIIGYFFVQAGRQSRAAAVGTTDEAFDLLASMGPAVLGIVAVGLMAYGLYMLVQARYPVLRI, encoded by the coding sequence ATGTCAGCTACTGAAAAGTTGTTTTCGGTTGTTCCTTCCTCCCCTTCTTCCGGTCTTAAGACGCTGGCACGTTTCGGTTTCGCAGCTAAAGGAATAGTCTATGTCCTGCTAGGGCTACTGGCACTTCTGGCCGCCACCGGACAACAGGGAGGGCAGACAGCCGACAAAAAGCAAGCGGTACAGACCTTGCAAAGCCTGCCGGGAGGCTCGCTGCTTTTGGGTCTAGTTGCATTTGGGCTGCTCGGCTACATTGTGTGGCGCTTCACGCAGGCCGTAGTAGACACGGAGGATAAGGGCTCCGACGCCAAAGGCATTGGCCGACGCCTGGGCTACGCTGGCAGTGGCCTGCTCTACGCCAGTTTAGCATGGTATGCTGCCCAGCTAGCCTGGAGTGGCTCTGCTGATGGCAGCTCCAATGGCCAACAGACCCTCACGGCCAAAGTACTGAGCTGGCCGGCCGGCGAATGGATTATTATGGCAGCAGGTGTCATCATTATTGGCAGTGGCCTTTACCAGATTTACAGAGCCTACTCTGGTTCCTTTCATAAGCACGTAAACGCCAGCGACCTGCCAGCAAACCAGCAAAATCTGGTGTATCGTACCGGTCAAATTGGTTACACGGCGCGGGGCATTGTAATGGGCATTATTGGCTACTTCTTTGTGCAGGCAGGCCGCCAGTCGCGCGCGGCGGCGGTAGGCACCACCGACGAGGCCTTCGACCTGCTCGCCAGTATGGGTCCGGCGGTGCTGGGTATTGTAGCTGTCGGATTAATGGCTTACGGTTTGTACATGTTGGTCCAGGCCCGTTACCCGGTGTTGCGTATCTGA
- the gcvP gene encoding aminomethyl-transferring glycine dehydrogenase, with protein sequence MLLKTKPADVFVDRHNGPDEAAVAEMLRVIGVESIDQLIDETVPAAIRLKKPLNLPAALTERAFLAKFKGIAGKNKLFKNYIGLGYHDTQLPAVIQRNILENPGWYTAYTPYQAEIAQGRLEALINYQTMVIDLTGLEIANASLLDEGTAAAETLHMFHSLSKKKNATRYFVSEQVLPQTIDVVRTRATPLGIELVVGDHRTVDLTDDTLFGALLQYPAADGAVYDYTDFISKAHDNNLFVTVAADLLSLTLLTPPGEMGADAVVGNSQRFGVPMGYGGPHAGFLATKDAFKRVIPGRIIGQSIDAAGNKAYRMALQTREQHIRREKATSNICTAQVLLSVLAGMYAVYHGPQRIRQFASNVHALTRTLDTELHALGLEQGNEFYFDTLDIQLESKELQTAIRQEAESAGINFRYFEQDGTAHVGISLNQNTEIEDVQDIVAVFSKVLGRDVRQVAQADEVEVTWTDNLIRKSEYLTHPIFNSHHSEHEMLRYMKQLENKDLSLAHSMISLGSCTMKLNATAEMIPVTWPEIGGLHPFAPREQAAGYTEIFHDLEKWLCEVTGFDAVSLQPNSGAQGEYAGLLAIKGYHDARGDQHRNVALIPASAHGTNPASAVMAGMTVVVVKSTEEGNIDVADLKAKAAQYADKLSCLMVTYPSTHGVYEETIIDICATIHQHGGRVYMDGANMNAQVGLTSPATIGADVCHLNLHKTFCIPHGGGGPGVGPIGVVADLAPYLSGHVLVDADGRTAGAVTSAPWGSASILPISYAYINMMGGEGLTQATRIAILNANYIKARLEEHYPVLYTGSNGRCAHEMILECRHFKKAGIEVEDIAKRLMDYGFHAPTVSFPVAGTLMIEPTESESKEELDRFIEAMISIRKEIAEVEAGRADAKDNVLKHAPHTAATVLTHDWTRPYTREEAVYPTEYSRAYKFWPAVSRIDSAYGDRNLICSCTPIEQYTDAEEKLVETDKGPSY encoded by the coding sequence ATGTTGCTGAAGACCAAGCCCGCCGATGTGTTCGTGGACCGTCACAACGGCCCCGACGAAGCTGCCGTAGCCGAGATGCTGCGCGTAATCGGCGTGGAGTCGATTGACCAGCTCATCGACGAAACCGTGCCGGCCGCCATCCGCCTGAAAAAGCCGCTGAACCTGCCCGCTGCCCTCACGGAGCGGGCTTTTTTGGCGAAGTTCAAAGGCATTGCCGGCAAGAATAAGCTGTTCAAAAACTACATCGGCCTGGGCTACCACGACACCCAGCTGCCGGCCGTCATTCAGCGTAACATTCTGGAAAACCCGGGCTGGTACACGGCCTACACGCCCTACCAGGCCGAAATTGCCCAGGGCCGCCTCGAAGCCCTCATCAACTACCAGACAATGGTAATTGACCTCACGGGCCTGGAAATTGCCAACGCCTCGCTGCTCGACGAAGGAACTGCCGCCGCCGAAACGCTGCACATGTTCCACTCGCTCAGCAAGAAGAAAAACGCCACCCGCTACTTCGTGTCGGAGCAGGTGCTGCCCCAGACCATCGACGTGGTGCGCACCCGCGCCACGCCCCTAGGCATTGAGCTGGTAGTAGGTGACCACCGCACTGTAGACCTCACCGACGACACCCTGTTCGGCGCGCTGCTGCAGTACCCCGCCGCCGACGGCGCCGTGTACGACTATACCGACTTCATCTCAAAAGCCCACGACAACAACCTGTTCGTGACCGTAGCGGCCGATTTGCTGTCCCTGACCCTGCTCACGCCTCCCGGCGAGATGGGCGCCGACGCCGTGGTAGGCAACTCCCAGCGCTTCGGCGTGCCGATGGGCTATGGCGGCCCGCACGCCGGCTTCCTGGCCACCAAAGACGCTTTCAAGCGCGTGATTCCCGGTCGCATCATCGGCCAGAGCATCGACGCGGCCGGCAACAAGGCCTACCGCATGGCGCTGCAAACCCGCGAGCAGCACATCCGCCGCGAAAAAGCCACCAGCAACATCTGCACCGCCCAGGTGCTGCTGTCGGTGCTGGCCGGCATGTACGCCGTGTACCACGGCCCGCAGCGCATCCGCCAGTTCGCCTCGAACGTCCACGCCCTCACCCGTACCCTCGACACCGAGTTGCACGCCTTGGGTCTGGAGCAAGGCAACGAGTTCTACTTCGACACCCTCGATATCCAGCTAGAAAGCAAGGAGCTGCAGACCGCCATCCGTCAGGAAGCCGAGTCGGCAGGCATCAACTTCCGCTACTTCGAGCAGGACGGCACGGCCCACGTAGGCATCTCGCTCAACCAGAACACCGAAATTGAGGACGTGCAGGACATTGTGGCCGTGTTCAGCAAAGTGCTGGGCCGCGACGTGCGCCAGGTAGCTCAGGCCGACGAGGTGGAGGTGACCTGGACCGACAACCTGATCCGTAAGAGCGAGTACCTCACGCACCCCATCTTCAACTCGCACCACTCCGAGCACGAGATGCTGCGCTACATGAAGCAGCTGGAAAACAAGGATTTGAGCCTGGCTCACTCCATGATTTCGCTCGGCTCGTGCACCATGAAGCTCAACGCCACCGCCGAGATGATTCCGGTGACCTGGCCGGAAATCGGTGGTTTGCACCCGTTTGCGCCGCGTGAGCAGGCCGCCGGCTATACCGAAATCTTCCACGACCTAGAGAAGTGGCTGTGCGAGGTGACGGGTTTCGATGCTGTATCGTTGCAGCCCAACTCGGGCGCACAGGGCGAGTACGCCGGCCTGCTGGCCATCAAAGGCTACCACGATGCCCGCGGCGACCAGCACCGCAACGTGGCCCTGATTCCGGCTTCGGCCCACGGCACCAACCCCGCCTCGGCCGTTATGGCCGGCATGACGGTGGTAGTGGTGAAAAGCACCGAGGAAGGCAACATCGACGTGGCCGACCTCAAAGCTAAAGCGGCCCAGTACGCTGACAAGCTGAGCTGCCTGATGGTGACCTACCCAAGCACGCACGGCGTGTATGAGGAAACCATCATCGACATCTGCGCCACCATTCACCAGCACGGCGGCCGCGTGTACATGGACGGCGCCAACATGAACGCCCAGGTGGGCCTCACCTCGCCCGCTACCATCGGGGCCGACGTATGCCATCTGAACCTGCACAAAACGTTCTGCATCCCGCACGGCGGCGGCGGACCCGGCGTCGGACCCATCGGCGTAGTAGCTGATCTGGCTCCATACCTATCGGGCCACGTGCTGGTAGACGCGGACGGCCGCACGGCCGGTGCCGTAACGTCGGCGCCCTGGGGCTCGGCCAGCATCCTGCCGATTTCTTACGCCTACATCAATATGATGGGCGGCGAAGGACTGACGCAGGCCACGCGCATCGCCATCCTAAACGCCAACTACATCAAGGCGCGTTTGGAAGAGCACTACCCTGTGCTTTACACCGGCTCGAACGGCCGCTGCGCCCACGAGATGATTCTGGAATGCCGCCACTTCAAAAAGGCCGGCATCGAGGTGGAAGACATTGCCAAGCGCCTGATGGACTACGGTTTCCACGCGCCCACGGTGTCCTTCCCAGTGGCTGGCACACTGATGATTGAGCCCACCGAATCGGAAAGCAAGGAAGAGCTGGACCGCTTCATTGAGGCCATGATCAGCATCCGGAAGGAAATTGCGGAGGTAGAAGCTGGCCGCGCCGATGCCAAGGACAACGTGCTCAAGCATGCCCCACACACTGCCGCCACTGTGCTAACCCACGACTGGACGCGCCCTTACACTCGTGAGGAAGCGGTGTACCCCACCGAGTATTCCCGCGCTTACAAGTTCTGGCCCGCCGTGTCGCGCATTGACTCGGCCTATGGCGACCGGAACCTGATTTGCTCTTGCACACCTATTGAACAGTACACGGATGCCGAGGAAAAGCTGGTAGAAACCGATAAAGGCCCCTCGTACTAA
- a CDS encoding NAD(P)-dependent oxidoreductase — MRPITIGLIREGKTPPDKRVPLTPKKCTEAEARFPGLTIVAQESPIRCFSDDEYRAAGIDVRPDVADCDILMGVKEVPVAQLITNKTYLFFSHTVKKQPANRELLRQVLAKNITLIDYEMLTNENGERIVAFGRWAGIVGAYNGLLTYGRKHGLYELKPAYECVDMEDMQEEFFKVKKLPSIKMVVTGSGRVAQGAVEVLDLMGIRRVSVYDYLYLDFNEPVYTQLRSSDYNRRRDGRVWDTPDFHRHPEEYESTFRNFLPVTNLLIACAYWHPSAPRLFEEEDTRRAHFRIDTIADVTCDVDGSIPTTKRSSTIQEPAFDYNPATGELEPAYSSAGNITVMAVDNLPCELPRNASRDFGRQLIDNVLPHLVHEGSDEVVERATIARNGQLTARYQYLADYVAEQALR; from the coding sequence ATGCGCCCTATTACTATTGGCCTGATCCGTGAAGGCAAAACCCCGCCCGACAAGCGTGTGCCACTCACGCCCAAGAAATGCACCGAAGCTGAAGCTCGCTTCCCCGGCCTCACCATCGTTGCGCAGGAAAGTCCCATCCGTTGCTTCTCCGACGACGAATACCGCGCTGCTGGCATTGACGTGCGCCCTGATGTAGCTGATTGCGACATTCTGATGGGCGTGAAAGAAGTGCCTGTAGCACAGCTCATTACCAACAAAACCTATCTGTTTTTCTCACACACCGTGAAAAAGCAGCCCGCCAACCGCGAGCTGTTGCGGCAGGTGCTAGCCAAGAATATCACCCTGATTGATTACGAGATGCTTACCAACGAAAACGGGGAGCGAATTGTGGCTTTCGGACGCTGGGCCGGCATTGTGGGAGCCTACAATGGACTACTCACCTATGGCCGCAAGCACGGACTGTACGAGCTGAAACCCGCCTACGAGTGCGTGGACATGGAGGACATGCAGGAAGAGTTCTTCAAAGTGAAAAAGCTGCCGTCCATCAAGATGGTGGTGACGGGCTCGGGCCGTGTGGCCCAGGGGGCAGTGGAGGTGCTGGATTTGATGGGTATCCGGCGCGTGAGCGTGTACGACTACCTCTACCTCGATTTCAACGAGCCGGTATACACCCAGCTCCGGAGCTCCGACTATAACCGCCGCCGCGACGGCCGGGTATGGGACACGCCCGATTTCCACCGCCACCCCGAGGAGTACGAAAGCACATTCCGCAACTTTCTGCCCGTTACCAATCTGCTCATTGCCTGCGCATACTGGCACCCGTCCGCTCCACGTCTGTTTGAGGAGGAAGACACGCGCCGCGCCCATTTCCGCATCGATACCATTGCCGATGTGACCTGCGACGTGGACGGCTCCATCCCAACCACCAAGCGCAGCAGTACCATTCAGGAGCCGGCCTTCGACTACAACCCCGCTACCGGCGAGTTAGAGCCAGCTTATTCCAGCGCTGGCAACATCACGGTGATGGCCGTAGACAATCTGCCTTGTGAACTGCCTCGCAATGCTTCTCGTGACTTTGGGCGGCAGCTCATTGACAACGTGCTACCTCATTTGGTGCATGAAGGCAGTGACGAGGTAGTGGAACGCGCCACCATTGCCCGCAACGGTCAGCTAACAGCGCGGTATCAGTACCTTGCCGACTATGTAGCGGAACAGGCGCTGCGGTAA
- a CDS encoding OsmC family protein, producing MSTATARYAGHLRTEATHSASGSTILTDAPVDNHGRGEAFSPTDLVSAALGSCMMTIMGIVAERHNLDLTGVTYDVTKHMATEPRRIRQIDVHFRLPASLTEKERVLLENAARTCPVALSLNPEIQQEVQFEYAG from the coding sequence ATGAGCACTGCCACCGCCCGCTACGCCGGCCACTTGCGCACCGAAGCCACCCATTCCGCCTCCGGCAGCACCATTCTGACCGATGCTCCCGTGGATAACCACGGCCGGGGCGAAGCGTTTTCACCAACCGACTTGGTTAGTGCCGCGCTGGGCTCCTGCATGATGACCATTATGGGAATTGTGGCCGAACGCCACAACCTGGATCTGACTGGTGTCACGTACGACGTGACTAAGCACATGGCTACCGAGCCGCGGCGTATCCGGCAGATTGACGTGCATTTTCGGCTACCGGCCTCGCTCACAGAAAAGGAGCGTGTGCTGCTCGAAAATGCTGCCCGCACCTGTCCGGTGGCTCTTAGCCTCAACCCGGAAATCCAGCAGGAGGTTCAGTTTGAGTACGCTGGCTAA
- a CDS encoding WG repeat-containing protein, with translation MLHTYQPVPFPDSTRQQQFDALQAALQAEATAPATLLLGNLSLAGVGGETLDAVLIRPHSIVLLLLVAGGGPLHIPEFGYGAWRLGNQPLTGSGGADNLFQQFSRQKEALAAWLRPQLPPEAANLNFIAGLVLFEEPVMLGPEVEERMSSVPASSSFHLLPDPARCTRRLRQLSTPEIDLTPTDIAQLAEELLAAHTSTDDGPLTAQAAAYASSQPASAAMAAPSEEASQIRRAAGWFWRWLGAEDIAHDEPDQLPADTYATAPQQQKEELERIRASMQAELGEQLRALEAREKEREQSIAQLREQLAAAPPVTPEAQNLQARLATENQEKERLEAAMQASRTDLEDRNQALDSRIRQLEALMLQLQQPATGNASQTGTPRNWRQAKHYLRQWRRHRARAAMGGAGVLAAGLLWWAVRAATAGPPVPFQEQGKWGYLTAHGDTLVSARYTAAESFQEDGRAIVEQQGSFGFINEEGEEVVPPAYDALQPYAEGYARARVGKLYTFLNEDGQESSFYYYNAQPFSAGKAAVLDHRGWFYITNPNEQPENPVIFQEAYPFRNGLARVKRNGQYTFITEDFLQDPSSGTEPFEQYSNAADFVDGRARVTQQGRTFFIDTDADEVK, from the coding sequence ATGCTCCACACCTACCAACCCGTTCCCTTTCCTGACTCTACTCGCCAGCAACAGTTTGATGCTCTCCAGGCCGCCCTGCAAGCAGAAGCCACTGCTCCGGCCACCTTGCTGCTAGGCAACCTGTCCCTTGCTGGGGTGGGTGGCGAAACGCTCGACGCGGTACTCATTCGGCCGCATAGCATTGTGCTGCTACTATTGGTTGCCGGGGGCGGGCCGCTGCATATTCCTGAATTTGGGTACGGTGCCTGGCGCCTCGGCAACCAGCCGCTCACTGGCTCCGGAGGAGCCGACAATCTTTTTCAGCAGTTCAGCCGGCAAAAGGAAGCTCTGGCCGCTTGGCTCCGCCCCCAACTGCCTCCTGAAGCCGCCAACCTGAATTTTATTGCGGGACTGGTACTGTTCGAAGAGCCTGTGATGCTGGGTCCTGAAGTAGAAGAAAGGATGAGCAGTGTGCCAGCCAGCAGCAGTTTCCACCTGTTGCCTGACCCGGCGCGCTGTACCCGCCGATTGCGCCAGCTTAGCACCCCAGAAATAGACCTCACCCCAACTGACATTGCGCAGTTGGCGGAAGAGCTACTGGCTGCACACACCAGTACGGACGATGGGCCGCTTACCGCGCAGGCTGCAGCCTATGCCTCCTCTCAGCCTGCCTCAGCAGCAATGGCTGCTCCTTCCGAAGAAGCCAGCCAGATTCGGCGGGCGGCGGGCTGGTTCTGGCGCTGGCTGGGGGCAGAGGACATTGCCCACGACGAGCCCGACCAGCTACCCGCCGACACCTATGCCACGGCTCCGCAGCAGCAGAAGGAGGAATTGGAACGCATCCGAGCGAGCATGCAGGCCGAGCTTGGAGAACAGCTTCGCGCCCTGGAGGCCCGGGAGAAAGAACGGGAGCAAAGTATTGCGCAACTCCGGGAACAACTGGCTGCCGCACCTCCCGTTACGCCCGAAGCTCAAAACCTGCAGGCCCGCCTCGCCACCGAAAACCAGGAGAAAGAGCGACTGGAAGCCGCTATGCAAGCATCTCGCACCGATCTGGAGGACCGGAACCAAGCACTGGATAGCCGCATCAGGCAGCTGGAAGCCCTTATGCTGCAGTTGCAACAGCCAGCCACTGGCAACGCCTCTCAAACTGGTACACCCAGAAATTGGCGGCAGGCCAAACATTACCTGCGGCAATGGCGGCGTCATCGGGCCCGGGCTGCTATGGGGGGAGCCGGTGTACTGGCGGCGGGCCTACTATGGTGGGCCGTGCGGGCCGCCACAGCAGGACCACCAGTACCGTTTCAGGAGCAGGGAAAGTGGGGCTACCTCACGGCCCACGGCGACACGCTGGTATCCGCCCGCTACACAGCAGCGGAGAGCTTTCAGGAAGATGGACGCGCCATTGTGGAGCAACAAGGAAGTTTCGGATTCATCAATGAGGAGGGCGAGGAAGTGGTGCCGCCTGCCTATGATGCGCTGCAGCCTTATGCGGAGGGTTATGCCCGCGCCCGGGTGGGAAAGCTCTACACGTTTCTGAACGAGGACGGACAGGAGAGCAGCTTTTACTATTACAACGCGCAGCCGTTCAGTGCCGGGAAGGCGGCTGTGCTCGACCACCGGGGCTGGTTCTACATTACCAACCCCAATGAACAGCCGGAAAACCCGGTTATTTTTCAGGAAGCGTATCCGTTCCGAAATGGCTTGGCGCGCGTGAAGCGGAACGGACAGTACACCTTTATTACCGAGGATTTCCTGCAGGACCCTTCCAGTGGCACGGAGCCTTTCGAGCAGTACAGCAATGCTGCCGATTTTGTGGATGGTCGGGCCCGCGTCACGCAGCAGGGCCGCACGTTCTTCATCGACACCGATGCCGACGAAGTGAAGTAG